Genomic window (Rossellomorea aquimaris):
CGTTCATAGAATTTTTTCTGAAAGATAGTAAGTTCACTCTTAATATTATGTTATGGTCAAGGTAAACAATGGTTTGGACAAACTTTGGTTATTATTATGAAAAAAATGAAGATGTTGGTTGTGGTTATAGAAATGTAGTAGAAGGAAGCACGGGAACGGTTCTAAGGGTGGTATATATTATGAAATACAAAGAGGATAATCTTCAAATAACTAGCAGTTAAATGGATTAATATGAAACATACAGACACCGGTATATGTATAACTATCATGTAAATTGATTTAGAAGATTGGGGGATTTTTACACTTATTCATTTATCAAAAAAAGGAAAACGACAAATTTTGTAGAATTATAGTAGAATTATATTAGTGGTAAAAAATGAGGAAACGTTTCCATAAGGATGTGTCAGTATTGGTAACAATAAAGGAAGTTGCAAAAGAAGCTAATGTTTCAATCTCCACTGTATCAAGAGTACTTAATAAGAGCGGGTATACAAGTGAAAAAACGAAAGAAAAGGTTCTTAATGCAGTTAAGAAACTTAACTACCAAGGGAGTCTGGTAGCTGCTGCAATGAAGAAAAAACAGACATTAACCCTTGGTTTAATCATACCTGATATAAAGAATATTTTTTATTCAGATCTGACTAGAACAATAGAAGATCGAGCGAATAGTCATGGATTTAACATCTTTTTATGTAATACAGATAACAATTTGCAGAAAGAAGCAGAGTATATACATCTATTGATTGCTAAAGGAGTCGATGGAATCATCTTTTCATCTCCAGAGGTTGATGATGGAAATATAGAAGAATTGAAGGAAAACTATCCTGAGCTGCCAGTTGTCATATTAGGGGGGAAATTCCCAAGATTAATTCTAAATGAGATCATAGTTGATAATGTTGATGGAGCATATAAAGCGATGAGACATCTTCTGGATTTAGGTCATAAGGATATTGCCTTTATCGGCGGTGATCCTGAAACTTACGCCTCAATCGAAAGGCACCAAGGGTACAAGTTAGCATTGAATGAAAGAGACTTTCCTATAAAGGACGATTATGTAATTTTTGACAAGTTTTATATTGAAAGCGGGTATAAAAATGCAATGAGATTATTACAAAAAAAAGATAGGCCTACGGCAATCTTTGCGGTTAGCGACAGTGTTGCTGTTGGTGTCTACAAAGCTGCAAGAGAGCTGAATATTAGAATTCCCGAGCAATTGTCAGTTGTTGGTTTTGATGATTCTCAATATGCTCAGATTTTATTTCCTATGCTTACGACAATACGTACGCCAATTAAAGAAATGGGTCAAAGGGCAATAGAAATCATGGTGAAAGCAATTAAGGAAAAACAAATAATTAAAGAAACTGTCCTCTTTTATCCGACTCTTATTGAAAGGGAGTCAACGATGGCGATAGAAGCAAGTAAATAAAAGGCATTTGATGATTCAACATAAATGAATATAATTTTATAAATTTTCAAAAAATTATTGAAAGTGGTTTACTAAGTATGTATAATTTGATTTAAATAAGTGGAAACGTTTCCATATTATTTAAATCAATTTTTTTGTCTGAATACAATATGTATTATTCCCTTAACTAAACATCAGGGTGTTTGTGCTATTATCAGCTCCAGAATAACCTTTTTATTTACAAAGACCTGCATGAAGCTCAAAAAAACAGCTTTTTCATTTTTTCTGAATGATATCCAGATCGTTAATTTCAAAAATCAAATAGAGTTGAAGGAGGTATTTGTGGAAACGTTTCCAGAAATAGTCTTTTAAAATTATTTATTTATTCGTTTACAGATGATTGGTTAATCTAAACTATTTGAATGGGTTAACACTGAAATTATTTTTTGATTC
Coding sequences:
- a CDS encoding LacI family DNA-binding transcriptional regulator, producing MVTIKEVAKEANVSISTVSRVLNKSGYTSEKTKEKVLNAVKKLNYQGSLVAAAMKKKQTLTLGLIIPDIKNIFYSDLTRTIEDRANSHGFNIFLCNTDNNLQKEAEYIHLLIAKGVDGIIFSSPEVDDGNIEELKENYPELPVVILGGKFPRLILNEIIVDNVDGAYKAMRHLLDLGHKDIAFIGGDPETYASIERHQGYKLALNERDFPIKDDYVIFDKFYIESGYKNAMRLLQKKDRPTAIFAVSDSVAVGVYKAARELNIRIPEQLSVVGFDDSQYAQILFPMLTTIRTPIKEMGQRAIEIMVKAIKEKQIIKETVLFYPTLIERESTMAIEASK